A region of the Caldalkalibacillus salinus genome:
CTCTATAAAAAATACGTCGACCTTGAAGAGCTAGATGATGTATATGAAATATCAACAGTAGCTTTGTATAAAGGAAAAGAAGTTGCAGTGAGAAAATTCAAGGGTGACATTATAATCTCTCATGGTGATAGAGATTACTGTAAAAAGAATGGGTTCACATACATTGATAGAGGGTACTGGCAAAAAGAGGTAAAGGGAGATGAGTTAGAAAAAGTATGGCACGAGAAAAGTGGTATACTAGGATTTTAGACTAGCTGTATTATAGAACTATTATGATGCACCTAAAGCGAACACGTTAGGCTGTTCACTTTAGGTGTATTTCTTTTCAGAACCAAGCGAAGTTCCAAATGGAACGGTAGGTGATGTCCAAGGTGTGATTGACCGAGTAAGTGCGCCAGGATACAGCTACGAGCAGGAGTGGGAAGAATAAGTTAAAGCCGAAGGCTTTAAGCAAACCGAAATTTTTAAGCTAAAAATCATGCGTGAGCCAAAGAAGAGCCTGTAAATGTCAATCGAATCGAAATGTTATTGCTACCGTAGTCGAAGCTCTAATCATGCCAAGGTCATTCTTATATGATTACAAGTTGCATGATGGGATCAGCGTTAGAGCATATATTGAGCAAACAGTCGGACTACCTTCTATTTCTACAATTAAACTTGAAGCCAATTTCTCTGAAAGGCAGGGCACTACGACTTAAAGCTAGCGCATGCACCGAGTAAGAGTCCAAGTCAGATACTACGAGATGAATTAACCAACGCAAACTTAGGGAAACCTCCTGTCGCGAATCCGATAACAGGTTGGAATGCTCATCACATTGTAGCTGCTGGAGCACAGGATCCAGCTGCGATTAACTCAAGAGTTCTCTTAGAAAAATTCGACATAGATTTTAATTCTGCCGCGAATGGTATACGGCTTCCAAAAATAAAAGGATGTTCTCACTATAACCTCCCTGACTATGATGGTACTATGTTAGTAGTGGCCACTCATAATGGGGGGCATACAAAGAACTATTATGAATATGTCTACAGAAGGCTTTCTGAAGTTGTAAAACGTACGAATACCTATACCCTGACCATTTAGAGTTATATCGCCAAAAAGGATTAGAGGTATTACAATTAATAAAAGAAGATTTACTTAATGGTAAACTGTTTATCGGTAAGTTTGATCACAACCAAGGAGAAATGTTGATGAAAATTTGGCTTCTCAATAACAATATTGATGGATATGAATACTTTGGATACAAAAACGAAAAAGATGCAAAAGTATTCACCTTTGGATTTCGAGGAAATAGAATGGCGGATCAATGGGAAAAAGTTGAGTTAGTAACTTACGAGAATGGCAAGGAATCTGACTTCCCAGGATTCCCCACACCCATATTCAGTAGTACGGCTAAACAGGTATTAGATGAAATTATAAGTGGAGCTGTGGAATTTCTACCTATATACCATAAAAATGGAACGTATTATGCTCTCAATGTTATAAATATAGTTAACGGTTTAGATTACAATAAATCACTCTTAATAAGAGACAAAGAATTAGATATTGTAAACGATGTTAAACGATATTCTTTTATTGAAGATGTAGTAAGAGTTGAGTCTATATTTAAATTACCTGAATTTAGAGCAACAAGGATCTTCGTCACAGATCTCTTCAAAAAGCGTGTTGAAGAAACTGGACTCGTAGGGTTTGAATTCCATGAAGTTTGGGACTCAGAAAAGGACTACTCTCTTGAAGAGGCAGAGAAAGCCTTACCGACAATTCACCCAATTGAGGACGAGTATTACTCCTTTGATATCGCTTGGAAAATGGCCGAACAGGGAGAAGTTGCTGCCGCAAGTGGTGAATGGAAGATAAAGAGATCCAAGAATGGTCAGTATATGGTCATTGGTAAATGGACAGGAACACGCTATGACTATTTTCTT
Encoded here:
- a CDS encoding AHH domain-containing protein, giving the protein MTGWNAHHIVAAGAQDPAAINSRVLLEKFDIDFNSAANGIRLPKIKGCSHYNLPDYDGTMLVVATHNGGHTKNYYEYVYRRLSEVVKRTNTYTLTI
- a CDS encoding imm11 family protein is translated as MKIWLLNNNIDGYEYFGYKNEKDAKVFTFGFRGNRMADQWEKVELVTYENGKESDFPGFPTPIFSSTAKQVLDEIISGAVEFLPIYHKNGTYYALNVINIVNGLDYNKSLLIRDKELDIVNDVKRYSFIEDVVRVESIFKLPEFRATRIFVTDLFKKRVEETGLVGFEFHEVWDSEKDYSLEEAEKALPTIHPIEDEYYSFDIAWKMAEQGEVAAASGEWKIKRSKNGQYMVIGKWTGTRYDYFLPHYVPPILLEMKWKIVKIEY